One window of Vespa velutina chromosome 2, iVesVel2.1, whole genome shotgun sequence genomic DNA carries:
- the LOC124947023 gene encoding LOW QUALITY PROTEIN: ornithine decarboxylase antizyme 1 (The sequence of the model RefSeq protein was modified relative to this genomic sequence to represent the inferred CDS: deleted 1 base in 1 codon), producing the protein MSSKCMDDSLEEGSRPLQHYCITLGVGPLWWSDVPHAALSVSTVNTESRGVGIKQSQLSVSSHIVQEDELLKAVRSCESLRLTFTLHLTESTSVEWETVVWRRCLYIRVPSCLLPEGSKEGFVSLLEYAEETLHCTNIIVCLRKDKSDRAMLVRTFMFLGFTVLPPTHALVPPGSDAGNLYMLYAIE; encoded by the exons ATGTCAAGTAAATGTATGGACGATAGTCTCGAAGAAGGTTCCAGGCCACTCCAGCATTATTGTATAACGCTGGGTGTGGGGCCTCTGTGGTGGTCC GATGTGCCCCATGCCGCATTGTCTGTATCTACAGTCAACACAGAGAGCCGCGGCGTGGGGATCAAGCAGAGTCAGCTCTCTGTGAGCTCCCACATTGTGCAA gAGGATGAATTGTTGAAAGCTGTAAGAAGTTGTGAATCATTACGCCTGACCTTTACGCTTCACTTAACAGAGAGTACATCTGTTGAGTGGGAAACTGTAGTATGGCGCCGCTGTCTTTACATACGCGTACCAAGCTGCCTTCTACCAGAGGGTTCCAAGGAGGGTTTTGTTTCCCTTCTGGAATATGCCGAAGAAACACTACATTGTACTAATATCATTGTTTGTCTCCGTAAAGACAAATCAGATCGAG CAATGCTGGTTCGTACCTTCATGTTTTTGGGCTTCACAGTACTACCACCGACTCATGCCTTGGTACCACCAGGCAGTGACGCTGGTAATCTCTACATGCTCTATGCCATCGAGTAA